A window from Equus caballus isolate H_3958 breed thoroughbred chromosome 8, TB-T2T, whole genome shotgun sequence encodes these proteins:
- the FBXO21 gene encoding F-box only protein 21 isoform X9 yields MAAAAVDSAMEVVPALAEEAAPEAAGLSCLVNLPGEVLEYILCSGALTAADIGRVSSTCRRLRELCQSSGKVWKEQFRVRWPSLMKHYSPTDYVNWLEEYKVRQKAGLEARKIVASFSKRFFSEHVPCNGFSDIENLEGPEIFFEDELVCILNMEGRKALTWKYYAKKILYYLRQQKILNNLKAFLQQPDDYESYLEGAIYIDQYCNPLSDISLKDIQAQIDSIVELVCKTLRGINSRHPSLAFKAGESSMIMEIELQSQVLDAMNYVLYDQLKFKGNRMDYYNALNLYMHQVLIRRTGIPISMSLLYLTIARQLGVPLEPVNFPSHFLLRWCQGAEGATLDIFDYIYIDAFGKGKQLTVKECEYLIGQHVTAALYGVVNVKKVLQRMVGNLLSLGKREGIDQSYQLLRDSLDLYLAMYPDQVQLLLLQARLYFHLGIWPEKVLDILQHIQTLDPGQHGAVGYLVQHTLEHIERKKEEVGVEVKLRSHEKHRDVCYSIGLIMKHKRYGYNCVIYGWDPTCMMGHEWIRNMNVHSLPHGHHQPFYNVLVEDGSCRYAAQENLEYNVEPQEISHPDVGRYFSEFTGTHYIPNAELEIRYPEDLESVYETVQNIYSAKKEDVE; encoded by the exons ATGGCGGCGGCAGCGGTCGACAGCGCGatggaggtggtaccggcgctGGCGGAGGAGGCCGCGCCGGAGGCGGCGGGCCTGAGCTGCCTGGTGAACCTGCCGGGCGAGGTGCTGGAGTACATCCTGTGCAGCGGCGCGCTGACGGCCGCCGACATCGGCCGCGTGTCCAGCACCTGCCGGCGGCTTCGCGAGCTGTGCCAGAGCAGCGGGAAGGTGTGGAAGGAGCAGTTCCGGGTGAG GTGGCCTTCCCTTATGAAACACTACAGCCCCACCGACTACGTCAATTGGTTGGAGGAGTATAAAGTTCGGCAAAAAGCTGGCTTAGAAGCCCGGAAGATTGTAGCCTCCTTCTCAAAGAGGTTCTTTTCAGAGCAC GTCCCTTGTAATGGTTTTAGTGACATTGAGAATCTTGAGGGACCAGAGATATTTTTTGAGGATGAACTGGTGTGTATCTTAAATATGGAAGGAAG aaaagctTTGACCTGGAAATACTACgcaaaaaaaattctttactaCTTACGacaacagaaaattttaaataatcttaagGCTTTTCTTCAGCAGCCTGATGACTATGAATCGTATCTTGAAG GTGCCATTTATATTGACCAGTACTGCAATCCTCTCTCCGACATCAGCCTCAAAGACATCCAGGCCCAGATTGACAGCATCGTAGAGCTAGTTTGCAAAACTCTCCGGGGCATCAACAGTCGACACCCCAGCTTGGCCTTCAAGGCAG GCGAATCCTCCATGATAATGGAAATAGAGctccagagccaggtgctggatgCCATGAACTATGTTCTTTATGACCAACTGAAGTTCAAGGGGAACCGAATGGATTACTATAATGCCCTGAACTTATATATGCACCAG GTTTTGATCCGTAGAACGGGAATCCCAATCAGCATGTCCCTGCTCTACTTGACAATTGCCCGGCAGTTGGGGGTCCCACTGGAGCCTGTCAACTTCCCAAGCCACTTCTTATTAAGATGGTGCCAGGGCGCAGAAGG GGCGACCCTGGACATCTTCGACTACATCTACATAGATGCTTTCGGAAAAGGCAAGCAGCTCACAGTGAAAGAATGTGAATACTTGATCGGCCAGCACGTGACCGCAGCGCTGTACGGGGTGGTCAATGTAAAGAAGGTGTTGCAGCGAATGGTGGGGAACCTTTTAAGCCTGGGAAAGCG GGAAGGCATCGACCAGTCGTACCAGCTCCTCAGAGACTCGTTGGATCTGTATCTGGCGATGTACCCGGACCAGGTGCAGCTCCTCCTCCTTCAAGCCCGGCTCTACTTCCACCTGGGAATCTGGCCAGAGAAG GTGCTTGACATCCTCCAGCACATCCAAACCCTAGACCCCGGGCAGCACGGGGCGGTGGGCTATCTGGTGCAGCACACGTTAGAGCACATTGAGCGCAAGAAGGAGGAGGTGGGCGTGGAGGTGAAGCTCCGCTCCCACGAGAAGCACAGGGACGTCTGCTACTCCATCGGGCTCATTATGAAGCATAAGAG GTATGGCTACAACTGTGTGATCTATGGTTGGGACCCCACCTGCATGATGGGACATGAATGGATTCGAAACATGAACGTCCACAGCCTGCCTCATGGCCACCATCAGCCTTTCTATAATGTCCTGGTGGAGGATGGTTCTTGTAGATATGCAGCCCAAG AAAACTTGGAATATAATGTGGAGCCTCAAGAAATCTCGCACCCCGATGTCGGACGCTATTTCTCAGAGTTTACTGGCACCCACTACATCCCGAACGCAGAGCTGGAAATTCGATACCCAGAGGATCTGGAGTCTGTCTATGAAACAGTACAGAACATTTACAGTGCGAAGaaagaggatgtggagtaa
- the FBXO21 gene encoding F-box only protein 21 isoform X4 — protein sequence MAAAAVDSAMEVVPALAEEAAPEAAGLSCLVNLPGEVLEYILCSGALTAADIGRVSSTCRRLRELCQSSGKVWKEQFRVRWPSLMKHYSPTDYVNWLEEYKVRQKAGLEARKIVASFSKRFFSEHVPCNGFSDIENLEGPEIFFEDELVCILNMEGRKALTWKYYAKKILYYLRQQKILNNLKAFLQQPDDYESYLEGAIYIDQYCNPLSDISLKDIQAQIDSIVELVCKTLRGINSRHPSLAFKAGESSMIMEIELQSQVLDAMNYVLYDQLKFKGNRMDYYNALNLYMHQVLIRRTGIPISMSLLYLTIARQLGVPLEPVNFPSHFLLRWCQGAEGATLDIFDYIYIDAFGKGKQLTVKECEYLIGQHVTAALYGVVNVKKVLQRMVGNLLSLGKREGIDQSYQLLRDSLDLYLAMYPDQVQLLLLQARLYFHLGIWPEKVLDILQHIQTLDPGQHGAVGYLVQHTLEHIERKKEEVGVEVKLRSHEKHRDVCYSIGLIMKHKRYGYNCVIYGWDPTCMMGHEWIRNMNVHSLPHGHHQPFYNVLVEDGSCRYAAQEMPLKGVIGSSLDKRCCRNVRFNKNVHVPLYQQKTWNIMWSLKKSRTPMSDAISQSLLAPTTSRTQSWKFDTQRIWSLSMKQYRTFTVRRKRMWSKVWSGTLDLCCCCYLPREQVPEEDVSTDPSGLTPPGKPLDQ from the exons ATGGCGGCGGCAGCGGTCGACAGCGCGatggaggtggtaccggcgctGGCGGAGGAGGCCGCGCCGGAGGCGGCGGGCCTGAGCTGCCTGGTGAACCTGCCGGGCGAGGTGCTGGAGTACATCCTGTGCAGCGGCGCGCTGACGGCCGCCGACATCGGCCGCGTGTCCAGCACCTGCCGGCGGCTTCGCGAGCTGTGCCAGAGCAGCGGGAAGGTGTGGAAGGAGCAGTTCCGGGTGAG GTGGCCTTCCCTTATGAAACACTACAGCCCCACCGACTACGTCAATTGGTTGGAGGAGTATAAAGTTCGGCAAAAAGCTGGCTTAGAAGCCCGGAAGATTGTAGCCTCCTTCTCAAAGAGGTTCTTTTCAGAGCAC GTCCCTTGTAATGGTTTTAGTGACATTGAGAATCTTGAGGGACCAGAGATATTTTTTGAGGATGAACTGGTGTGTATCTTAAATATGGAAGGAAG aaaagctTTGACCTGGAAATACTACgcaaaaaaaattctttactaCTTACGacaacagaaaattttaaataatcttaagGCTTTTCTTCAGCAGCCTGATGACTATGAATCGTATCTTGAAG GTGCCATTTATATTGACCAGTACTGCAATCCTCTCTCCGACATCAGCCTCAAAGACATCCAGGCCCAGATTGACAGCATCGTAGAGCTAGTTTGCAAAACTCTCCGGGGCATCAACAGTCGACACCCCAGCTTGGCCTTCAAGGCAG GCGAATCCTCCATGATAATGGAAATAGAGctccagagccaggtgctggatgCCATGAACTATGTTCTTTATGACCAACTGAAGTTCAAGGGGAACCGAATGGATTACTATAATGCCCTGAACTTATATATGCACCAG GTTTTGATCCGTAGAACGGGAATCCCAATCAGCATGTCCCTGCTCTACTTGACAATTGCCCGGCAGTTGGGGGTCCCACTGGAGCCTGTCAACTTCCCAAGCCACTTCTTATTAAGATGGTGCCAGGGCGCAGAAGG GGCGACCCTGGACATCTTCGACTACATCTACATAGATGCTTTCGGAAAAGGCAAGCAGCTCACAGTGAAAGAATGTGAATACTTGATCGGCCAGCACGTGACCGCAGCGCTGTACGGGGTGGTCAATGTAAAGAAGGTGTTGCAGCGAATGGTGGGGAACCTTTTAAGCCTGGGAAAGCG GGAAGGCATCGACCAGTCGTACCAGCTCCTCAGAGACTCGTTGGATCTGTATCTGGCGATGTACCCGGACCAGGTGCAGCTCCTCCTCCTTCAAGCCCGGCTCTACTTCCACCTGGGAATCTGGCCAGAGAAG GTGCTTGACATCCTCCAGCACATCCAAACCCTAGACCCCGGGCAGCACGGGGCGGTGGGCTATCTGGTGCAGCACACGTTAGAGCACATTGAGCGCAAGAAGGAGGAGGTGGGCGTGGAGGTGAAGCTCCGCTCCCACGAGAAGCACAGGGACGTCTGCTACTCCATCGGGCTCATTATGAAGCATAAGAG GTATGGCTACAACTGTGTGATCTATGGTTGGGACCCCACCTGCATGATGGGACATGAATGGATTCGAAACATGAACGTCCACAGCCTGCCTCATGGCCACCATCAGCCTTTCTATAATGTCCTGGTGGAGGATGGTTCTTGTAGATATGCAGCCCAAG AAATGCCACTCAAAGGGGTAATTGGAAGTTCTCTGGATAAAAGATGCTGCAGAAATGTCCGTTTTAACAAGAATGTCCATGTACCTCTTTATCAACAGAAAACTTGGAATATAATGTGGAGCCTCAAGAAATCTCGCACCCCGATGTCGGACGCTATTTCTCAGAGTTTACTGGCACCCACTACATCCCGAACGCAGAGCTGGAAATTCGATACCCAGAGGATCTGGAGTCTGTCTATGAAACAGTACAGAACATTTACAGTGCGAAGaaagaggatgtggagtaaagtcTGGTCGGGGACCTTGGacctttgctgctgctgctatctTCCAAGAGAACAGGTTCCGGAAGAAGACGTCTCTACGGACCCCTCTGGACTCACACCACCAGGAAAGCCACTGGACCAGTAG
- the FBXO21 gene encoding F-box only protein 21 isoform X6 has product MAAAAVDSAMEVVPALAEEAAPEAAGLSCLVNLPGEVLEYILCSGALTAADIGRVSSTCRRLRELCQSSGKVWKEQFRVRWPSLMKHYSPTDYVNWLEEYKVRQKAGLEARKIVASFSKRFFSEHVPCNGFSDIENLEGPEIFFEDELVCILNMEGRKALTWKYYAKKILYYLRQQKILNNLKAFLQQPDDYESYLEGAIYIDQYCNPLSDISLKDIQAQIDSIVELVCKTLRGINSRHPSLAFKAGESSMIMEIELQSQVLDAMNYVLYDQLKFKGNRMDYYNALNLYMHQVLIRRTGIPISMSLLYLTIARQLGVPLEPVNFPSHFLLRWCQGAEGVRKKTHMELEPPGDSSLPLSPSSPLQRATLDIFDYIYIDAFGKGKQLTVKECEYLIGQHVTAALYGVVNVKKVLQRMVGNLLSLGKREGIDQSYQLLRDSLDLYLAMYPDQVQLLLLQARLYFHLGIWPEKVLDILQHIQTLDPGQHGAVGYLVQHTLEHIERKKEEVGVEVKLRSHEKHRDVCYSIGLIMKHKRYGYNCVIYGWDPTCMMGHEWIRNMNVHSLPHGHHQPFYNVLVEDGSCRYAAQENLEYNVEPQEISHPDVGRYFSEFTGTHYIPNAELEIRYPEDLESVYETVQNIYSAKKEDVE; this is encoded by the exons ATGGCGGCGGCAGCGGTCGACAGCGCGatggaggtggtaccggcgctGGCGGAGGAGGCCGCGCCGGAGGCGGCGGGCCTGAGCTGCCTGGTGAACCTGCCGGGCGAGGTGCTGGAGTACATCCTGTGCAGCGGCGCGCTGACGGCCGCCGACATCGGCCGCGTGTCCAGCACCTGCCGGCGGCTTCGCGAGCTGTGCCAGAGCAGCGGGAAGGTGTGGAAGGAGCAGTTCCGGGTGAG GTGGCCTTCCCTTATGAAACACTACAGCCCCACCGACTACGTCAATTGGTTGGAGGAGTATAAAGTTCGGCAAAAAGCTGGCTTAGAAGCCCGGAAGATTGTAGCCTCCTTCTCAAAGAGGTTCTTTTCAGAGCAC GTCCCTTGTAATGGTTTTAGTGACATTGAGAATCTTGAGGGACCAGAGATATTTTTTGAGGATGAACTGGTGTGTATCTTAAATATGGAAGGAAG aaaagctTTGACCTGGAAATACTACgcaaaaaaaattctttactaCTTACGacaacagaaaattttaaataatcttaagGCTTTTCTTCAGCAGCCTGATGACTATGAATCGTATCTTGAAG GTGCCATTTATATTGACCAGTACTGCAATCCTCTCTCCGACATCAGCCTCAAAGACATCCAGGCCCAGATTGACAGCATCGTAGAGCTAGTTTGCAAAACTCTCCGGGGCATCAACAGTCGACACCCCAGCTTGGCCTTCAAGGCAG GCGAATCCTCCATGATAATGGAAATAGAGctccagagccaggtgctggatgCCATGAACTATGTTCTTTATGACCAACTGAAGTTCAAGGGGAACCGAATGGATTACTATAATGCCCTGAACTTATATATGCACCAG GTTTTGATCCGTAGAACGGGAATCCCAATCAGCATGTCCCTGCTCTACTTGACAATTGCCCGGCAGTTGGGGGTCCCACTGGAGCCTGTCAACTTCCCAAGCCACTTCTTATTAAGATGGTGCCAGGGCGCAGAAGG TGTAAGAAAGAAGACCCATATGGAGTTGGAGCCTCCTGGGGATTCTTCcttgcccctttctccctcctctcctctccagag GGCGACCCTGGACATCTTCGACTACATCTACATAGATGCTTTCGGAAAAGGCAAGCAGCTCACAGTGAAAGAATGTGAATACTTGATCGGCCAGCACGTGACCGCAGCGCTGTACGGGGTGGTCAATGTAAAGAAGGTGTTGCAGCGAATGGTGGGGAACCTTTTAAGCCTGGGAAAGCG GGAAGGCATCGACCAGTCGTACCAGCTCCTCAGAGACTCGTTGGATCTGTATCTGGCGATGTACCCGGACCAGGTGCAGCTCCTCCTCCTTCAAGCCCGGCTCTACTTCCACCTGGGAATCTGGCCAGAGAAG GTGCTTGACATCCTCCAGCACATCCAAACCCTAGACCCCGGGCAGCACGGGGCGGTGGGCTATCTGGTGCAGCACACGTTAGAGCACATTGAGCGCAAGAAGGAGGAGGTGGGCGTGGAGGTGAAGCTCCGCTCCCACGAGAAGCACAGGGACGTCTGCTACTCCATCGGGCTCATTATGAAGCATAAGAG GTATGGCTACAACTGTGTGATCTATGGTTGGGACCCCACCTGCATGATGGGACATGAATGGATTCGAAACATGAACGTCCACAGCCTGCCTCATGGCCACCATCAGCCTTTCTATAATGTCCTGGTGGAGGATGGTTCTTGTAGATATGCAGCCCAAG AAAACTTGGAATATAATGTGGAGCCTCAAGAAATCTCGCACCCCGATGTCGGACGCTATTTCTCAGAGTTTACTGGCACCCACTACATCCCGAACGCAGAGCTGGAAATTCGATACCCAGAGGATCTGGAGTCTGTCTATGAAACAGTACAGAACATTTACAGTGCGAAGaaagaggatgtggagtaa
- the FBXO21 gene encoding F-box only protein 21 isoform X2, with protein sequence MAAAAVDSAMEVVPALAEEAAPEAAGLSCLVNLPGEVLEYILCSGALTAADIGRVSSTCRRLRELCQSSGKVWKEQFRVRWPSLMKHYSPTDYVNWLEEYKVRQKAGLEARKIVASFSKRFFSEHVPCNGFSDIENLEGPEIFFEDELVCILNMEGRKALTWKYYAKKILYYLRQQKILNNLKAFLQQPDDYESYLEGAIYIDQYCNPLSDISLKDIQAQIDSIVELVCKTLRGINSRHPSLAFKAGESSMIMEIELQSQVLDAMNYVLYDQLKFKGNRMDYYNALNLYMHQVLIRRTGIPISMSLLYLTIARQLGVPLEPVNFPSHFLLRWCQGAEGVRKKTHMELEPPGDSSLPLSPSSPLQRATLDIFDYIYIDAFGKGKQLTVKECEYLIGQHVTAALYGVVNVKKVLQRMVGNLLSLGKREGIDQSYQLLRDSLDLYLAMYPDQVQLLLLQARLYFHLGIWPEKVLDILQHIQTLDPGQHGAVGYLVQHTLEHIERKKEEVGVEVKLRSHEKHRDVCYSIGLIMKHKRYGYNCVIYGWDPTCMMGHEWIRNMNVHSLPHGHHQPFYNVLVEDGSCRYAAQEMPLKGVIGSSLDKRCCRNVRFNKNVHVPLYQQKTWNIMWSLKKSRTPMSDAISQSLLAPTTSRTQSWKFDTQRIWSLSMKQYRTFTVRRKRMWSKVWSGTLDLCCCCYLPREQVPEEDVSTDPSGLTPPGKPLDQ encoded by the exons ATGGCGGCGGCAGCGGTCGACAGCGCGatggaggtggtaccggcgctGGCGGAGGAGGCCGCGCCGGAGGCGGCGGGCCTGAGCTGCCTGGTGAACCTGCCGGGCGAGGTGCTGGAGTACATCCTGTGCAGCGGCGCGCTGACGGCCGCCGACATCGGCCGCGTGTCCAGCACCTGCCGGCGGCTTCGCGAGCTGTGCCAGAGCAGCGGGAAGGTGTGGAAGGAGCAGTTCCGGGTGAG GTGGCCTTCCCTTATGAAACACTACAGCCCCACCGACTACGTCAATTGGTTGGAGGAGTATAAAGTTCGGCAAAAAGCTGGCTTAGAAGCCCGGAAGATTGTAGCCTCCTTCTCAAAGAGGTTCTTTTCAGAGCAC GTCCCTTGTAATGGTTTTAGTGACATTGAGAATCTTGAGGGACCAGAGATATTTTTTGAGGATGAACTGGTGTGTATCTTAAATATGGAAGGAAG aaaagctTTGACCTGGAAATACTACgcaaaaaaaattctttactaCTTACGacaacagaaaattttaaataatcttaagGCTTTTCTTCAGCAGCCTGATGACTATGAATCGTATCTTGAAG GTGCCATTTATATTGACCAGTACTGCAATCCTCTCTCCGACATCAGCCTCAAAGACATCCAGGCCCAGATTGACAGCATCGTAGAGCTAGTTTGCAAAACTCTCCGGGGCATCAACAGTCGACACCCCAGCTTGGCCTTCAAGGCAG GCGAATCCTCCATGATAATGGAAATAGAGctccagagccaggtgctggatgCCATGAACTATGTTCTTTATGACCAACTGAAGTTCAAGGGGAACCGAATGGATTACTATAATGCCCTGAACTTATATATGCACCAG GTTTTGATCCGTAGAACGGGAATCCCAATCAGCATGTCCCTGCTCTACTTGACAATTGCCCGGCAGTTGGGGGTCCCACTGGAGCCTGTCAACTTCCCAAGCCACTTCTTATTAAGATGGTGCCAGGGCGCAGAAGG TGTAAGAAAGAAGACCCATATGGAGTTGGAGCCTCCTGGGGATTCTTCcttgcccctttctccctcctctcctctccagag GGCGACCCTGGACATCTTCGACTACATCTACATAGATGCTTTCGGAAAAGGCAAGCAGCTCACAGTGAAAGAATGTGAATACTTGATCGGCCAGCACGTGACCGCAGCGCTGTACGGGGTGGTCAATGTAAAGAAGGTGTTGCAGCGAATGGTGGGGAACCTTTTAAGCCTGGGAAAGCG GGAAGGCATCGACCAGTCGTACCAGCTCCTCAGAGACTCGTTGGATCTGTATCTGGCGATGTACCCGGACCAGGTGCAGCTCCTCCTCCTTCAAGCCCGGCTCTACTTCCACCTGGGAATCTGGCCAGAGAAG GTGCTTGACATCCTCCAGCACATCCAAACCCTAGACCCCGGGCAGCACGGGGCGGTGGGCTATCTGGTGCAGCACACGTTAGAGCACATTGAGCGCAAGAAGGAGGAGGTGGGCGTGGAGGTGAAGCTCCGCTCCCACGAGAAGCACAGGGACGTCTGCTACTCCATCGGGCTCATTATGAAGCATAAGAG GTATGGCTACAACTGTGTGATCTATGGTTGGGACCCCACCTGCATGATGGGACATGAATGGATTCGAAACATGAACGTCCACAGCCTGCCTCATGGCCACCATCAGCCTTTCTATAATGTCCTGGTGGAGGATGGTTCTTGTAGATATGCAGCCCAAG AAATGCCACTCAAAGGGGTAATTGGAAGTTCTCTGGATAAAAGATGCTGCAGAAATGTCCGTTTTAACAAGAATGTCCATGTACCTCTTTATCAACAGAAAACTTGGAATATAATGTGGAGCCTCAAGAAATCTCGCACCCCGATGTCGGACGCTATTTCTCAGAGTTTACTGGCACCCACTACATCCCGAACGCAGAGCTGGAAATTCGATACCCAGAGGATCTGGAGTCTGTCTATGAAACAGTACAGAACATTTACAGTGCGAAGaaagaggatgtggagtaaagtcTGGTCGGGGACCTTGGacctttgctgctgctgctatctTCCAAGAGAACAGGTTCCGGAAGAAGACGTCTCTACGGACCCCTCTGGACTCACACCACCAGGAAAGCCACTGGACCAGTAG
- the FBXO21 gene encoding F-box only protein 21 isoform X8 yields the protein MAAAAVDSAMEVVPALAEEAAPEAAGLSCLVNLPGEVLEYILCSGALTAADIGRVSSTCRRLRELCQSSGKVWKEQFRVRWPSLMKHYSPTDYVNWLEEYKVRQKAGLEARKIVASFSKRFFSEHVPCNGFSDIENLEGPEIFFEDELVCILNMEGRKALTWKYYAKKILYYLRQQKILNNLKAFLQQPDDYESYLEGAIYIDQYCNPLSDISLKDIQAQIDSIVELVCKTLRGINSRHPSLAFKAGESSMIMEIELQSQVLDAMNYVLYDQLKFKGNRMDYYNALNLYMHQVLIRRTGIPISMSLLYLTIARQLGVPLEPVNFPSHFLLRWCQGAEGATLDIFDYIYIDAFGKGKQLTVKECEYLIGQHVTAALYGVVNVKKVLQRMVGNLLSLGKREGIDQSYQLLRDSLDLYLAMYPDQVQLLLLQARLYFHLGIWPEKSFCLVLKVLDILQHIQTLDPGQHGAVGYLVQHTLEHIERKKEEVGVEVKLRSHEKHRDVCYSIGLIMKHKRYGYNCVIYGWDPTCMMGHEWIRNMNVHSLPHGHHQPFYNVLVEDGSCRYAAQENLEYNVEPQEISHPDVGRYFSEFTGTHYIPNAELEIRYPEDLESVYETVQNIYSAKKEDVE from the exons ATGGCGGCGGCAGCGGTCGACAGCGCGatggaggtggtaccggcgctGGCGGAGGAGGCCGCGCCGGAGGCGGCGGGCCTGAGCTGCCTGGTGAACCTGCCGGGCGAGGTGCTGGAGTACATCCTGTGCAGCGGCGCGCTGACGGCCGCCGACATCGGCCGCGTGTCCAGCACCTGCCGGCGGCTTCGCGAGCTGTGCCAGAGCAGCGGGAAGGTGTGGAAGGAGCAGTTCCGGGTGAG GTGGCCTTCCCTTATGAAACACTACAGCCCCACCGACTACGTCAATTGGTTGGAGGAGTATAAAGTTCGGCAAAAAGCTGGCTTAGAAGCCCGGAAGATTGTAGCCTCCTTCTCAAAGAGGTTCTTTTCAGAGCAC GTCCCTTGTAATGGTTTTAGTGACATTGAGAATCTTGAGGGACCAGAGATATTTTTTGAGGATGAACTGGTGTGTATCTTAAATATGGAAGGAAG aaaagctTTGACCTGGAAATACTACgcaaaaaaaattctttactaCTTACGacaacagaaaattttaaataatcttaagGCTTTTCTTCAGCAGCCTGATGACTATGAATCGTATCTTGAAG GTGCCATTTATATTGACCAGTACTGCAATCCTCTCTCCGACATCAGCCTCAAAGACATCCAGGCCCAGATTGACAGCATCGTAGAGCTAGTTTGCAAAACTCTCCGGGGCATCAACAGTCGACACCCCAGCTTGGCCTTCAAGGCAG GCGAATCCTCCATGATAATGGAAATAGAGctccagagccaggtgctggatgCCATGAACTATGTTCTTTATGACCAACTGAAGTTCAAGGGGAACCGAATGGATTACTATAATGCCCTGAACTTATATATGCACCAG GTTTTGATCCGTAGAACGGGAATCCCAATCAGCATGTCCCTGCTCTACTTGACAATTGCCCGGCAGTTGGGGGTCCCACTGGAGCCTGTCAACTTCCCAAGCCACTTCTTATTAAGATGGTGCCAGGGCGCAGAAGG GGCGACCCTGGACATCTTCGACTACATCTACATAGATGCTTTCGGAAAAGGCAAGCAGCTCACAGTGAAAGAATGTGAATACTTGATCGGCCAGCACGTGACCGCAGCGCTGTACGGGGTGGTCAATGTAAAGAAGGTGTTGCAGCGAATGGTGGGGAACCTTTTAAGCCTGGGAAAGCG GGAAGGCATCGACCAGTCGTACCAGCTCCTCAGAGACTCGTTGGATCTGTATCTGGCGATGTACCCGGACCAGGTGCAGCTCCTCCTCCTTCAAGCCCGGCTCTACTTCCACCTGGGAATCTGGCCAGAGAAG TCTTTCTGTCTTGTCTTGAAGGTGCTTGACATCCTCCAGCACATCCAAACCCTAGACCCCGGGCAGCACGGGGCGGTGGGCTATCTGGTGCAGCACACGTTAGAGCACATTGAGCGCAAGAAGGAGGAGGTGGGCGTGGAGGTGAAGCTCCGCTCCCACGAGAAGCACAGGGACGTCTGCTACTCCATCGGGCTCATTATGAAGCATAAGAG GTATGGCTACAACTGTGTGATCTATGGTTGGGACCCCACCTGCATGATGGGACATGAATGGATTCGAAACATGAACGTCCACAGCCTGCCTCATGGCCACCATCAGCCTTTCTATAATGTCCTGGTGGAGGATGGTTCTTGTAGATATGCAGCCCAAG AAAACTTGGAATATAATGTGGAGCCTCAAGAAATCTCGCACCCCGATGTCGGACGCTATTTCTCAGAGTTTACTGGCACCCACTACATCCCGAACGCAGAGCTGGAAATTCGATACCCAGAGGATCTGGAGTCTGTCTATGAAACAGTACAGAACATTTACAGTGCGAAGaaagaggatgtggagtaa